A part of Dreissena polymorpha isolate Duluth1 chromosome 13, UMN_Dpol_1.0, whole genome shotgun sequence genomic DNA contains:
- the LOC127855618 gene encoding uncharacterized protein LOC127855618 — protein sequence MDRTVVILIITLTCLHSLNAAFTNLALNKAATQTDTHIGGDASLAVDGSSFQAFSYADSGCTRTVSEDASWEVDLGDLYVINQVKIINRLDRELNGFKMNETCRSRLETFTHIIIWKKELLNK from the exons ATGGACAGAACTGTTGTTATTCTCATAATTACATTAACGTGTCTTCATTCGTTAAATGCAG CCTTTACTAATTTGGCATTGAATAAGGCTGCAACCCAAACCGACACGCATATCGGAGGAGATGCATCATTGGCTGTGGACGGGTCTAGTTTCCAGGCATTTTCTTATGCGGACTCTGGTTGCACAAGGACCGTGTCTGAGGACGCGTCTTGGGAGGTCGATTTGGGAGACCTCTATGTGATAAATcaagtgaaaataataaatagacTAG ATCGAGAGCTGAATGGATTCAAAATGAACGAAACCTGCCGAAGCCGTTTGGAAACCTTCACACATATAATTATATGGAAAAAAGAATTACTTAATAAGTGA